One region of Esox lucius isolate fEsoLuc1 chromosome 17, fEsoLuc1.pri, whole genome shotgun sequence genomic DNA includes:
- the cxxc1b gene encoding CXXC-type zinc finger protein 1b isoform X1, with product MDSEVSDAEPTHGLESSMEGENAPVYCICRKPDINCFMIGCDNCNEWFHGNCINITEKRAKVIREWYCGRCREKNPSLEIKYRSKKSREKEPESQREPERKYERQNSTPDYKSERRRGSKDSAGERLCLMVSQVKRSARMCGECEPCLRTEDCATCDFCKDMKKFGGPNKIRQKCRFRQCDVRARKMLRVKDEEFNFRERRGNSYHRRRRYSDDYDSEAELYEKYKAAGYDDNMPWLSDEDDGPPFSPVLRKKAVKVKHVKRREKKFDKKKESRRHKQKQKHKDKVRHSDWGDGRDAGGQRQCLGPSCVEAARANSKYCSVECGMKLAAGRIYEILPQRIQQWQQSPCIAEEQGKKQLERIRRDQQNARMRLTEMEKRFHELEGVIAKAKQQVVQQDEESNEGENEETDLLIFCVSCSHPINPKVALRHMERCYAKYESQTSFGSMYPTRIEGATRLFCDVYNPQSKTYCKRLQVLCPEHSRDPKVPADEVCGCPLVRNVFEATGEYCRVSKRKCNKHYNWEKLRRAEVDLERVRVWYKLDELFEQERNVRTAMTNRAGLLALMLHQTIQHDPSTTDLRCNKDR from the exons GACAGTGAAGTATCAGACGCGGAGCCTACACATGGGCTGGAGAGCAGTATGGAGGGGGAGAATGCACCGGTGTACTGTATTTGTCGTAAACCAGATATCAATTGTTTCATGAT TGGCTGTGACAACTGCAATGAGTGGTTTCATggtaactgtatcaatatcacaGAGAAGAGGGCCAAAGTTATCAGGGAGTGGTACTGTGGGCGATGCAGAG AAAAAAACCCATCATTGGAGATAAAATACCGCTCAAAAAAGAGCCGTGAAAAGGAACCAGAAAGccagagagagccagagagaaaatatgaaagacagaACAGCACCCCAGATTATAAATCTGAAAGGCGCCGTGGATCAAAG GACTCTGCTGGCGAACGTCTTTGTCTCATGGTGTCTCAGGTGAAGCGCTCTGCTCGTATGTGTGGGGAGTGCGAGCCCTGCTTGAGGACTGAGGACTGCGCCACTTGCGACTTCTGCAAGGACATGAAGAAATTCGGGGGCCCCAACAAAATAAGACAGAAATGTCGATTTAGGCAGTGTGATGTCCGAGCCAGG AAAATGCTGCGAGTGAAGGATGAAGAGTTTAATTTCCGTGAAAGGCGGGGCAATTCTTACCACCGGCGAAGACGATATTCAGATGACTATGATAGTGAAGCAGAACTCTACGAAAAGTACAAAGCAGCGGGATACGACGACAACATG CCGTGGTTGAGTGATGAGGATGATGGGCCTCCTTTCAGTCCTGTCCTGCGAAAAAAGGCTGTGAAGGTCAAGCATGTGAAGAGACGGGAAAAGAAGTTTGACAAGAAA aaaGAGTCCCGGCGCCACAAACAGAAgcagaaacacaaagacaaagtCCGGCACAGCGATTGGGGTGATGGCAGGGATGCGGGAGGGCAGCGACAGTGCCTGGGCCCCAGCTGTGTGGAGGCAGCACGAGCCAACTCAAAATACTGCTCAGTAGAATGTGGCATGAAGCTGGCTGCTGG CCGGATCTATGAGATTCTCCCTCAGCGTATCCAGCAGTGGCAGCAGAGCCCCTGCATTGCTGAGGAGCAGGGCAAGAAGCAACTGGAGCGGATCCGGAGAGATCAGCAGAACGCTCGCATGCGGCTCACGGAGATGGAGAAACGCTTCCATGAGCTGGAGGGCGTCATTGCCAAAGCCAAGCAGCAAGTGGTCCAGCAAGATGAAGAG TCAAATGAAGGAGAAAACGAAGAGACAGATCTGCtgattttctgtgtgtcctgCAGTCACCCCATCAACCCAAAGGTGGCACTACGGCATATGGAGAGGTGTTACGCTAAG TATGAAAGCCAGACATCTTTTGGTTCCATGTACCCAACAAGAATTGAAGG AGCAACAAGACTCTTCTGCGATGTGTATAACCCCCAGAGCAAGACCTACTGCAAGAGGCTTCAAGTCCTGTGCCCAGAGCATTCCAGAGACCCAAAG GTGCCAGCAGATGAGGTGTGCGGCTGTCCTCTGGTCCGTAATGTATTTGAGGCGACAGGAGAATACTGTCGGGTTTCCAAACGCAAATGTAATAAGCACTACAACTGGGAGAAGCTCAGAAGAGCCGAGGTGGACCTGGAACGTGTCCGTGTG TGGTACAAGCTGGATGAGCTCTTTGAACAGGAGCGCAACGTCCGGACTGCTATGACAAACAGGGCTGGTCTACTTGCTCTCATGCTTCACCAAACCATTCAACATGACCCCTCGACAACAGATCTCCGCTGCAACAAGGACAGATAA
- the cxxc1b gene encoding CXXC-type zinc finger protein 1b isoform X2: protein MDSEVSDAEPTHGLESSMEGENAPVYCICRKPDINCFMIGCDNCNEWFHGNCINITEKRAKVIREWYCGRCREKNPSLEIKYRSKKSREKEPESQREPERKYERQNSTPDYKSERRRGSKVKRSARMCGECEPCLRTEDCATCDFCKDMKKFGGPNKIRQKCRFRQCDVRARKMLRVKDEEFNFRERRGNSYHRRRRYSDDYDSEAELYEKYKAAGYDDNMPWLSDEDDGPPFSPVLRKKAVKVKHVKRREKKFDKKKESRRHKQKQKHKDKVRHSDWGDGRDAGGQRQCLGPSCVEAARANSKYCSVECGMKLAAGRIYEILPQRIQQWQQSPCIAEEQGKKQLERIRRDQQNARMRLTEMEKRFHELEGVIAKAKQQVVQQDEESNEGENEETDLLIFCVSCSHPINPKVALRHMERCYAKYESQTSFGSMYPTRIEGATRLFCDVYNPQSKTYCKRLQVLCPEHSRDPKVPADEVCGCPLVRNVFEATGEYCRVSKRKCNKHYNWEKLRRAEVDLERVRVWYKLDELFEQERNVRTAMTNRAGLLALMLHQTIQHDPSTTDLRCNKDR from the exons GACAGTGAAGTATCAGACGCGGAGCCTACACATGGGCTGGAGAGCAGTATGGAGGGGGAGAATGCACCGGTGTACTGTATTTGTCGTAAACCAGATATCAATTGTTTCATGAT TGGCTGTGACAACTGCAATGAGTGGTTTCATggtaactgtatcaatatcacaGAGAAGAGGGCCAAAGTTATCAGGGAGTGGTACTGTGGGCGATGCAGAG AAAAAAACCCATCATTGGAGATAAAATACCGCTCAAAAAAGAGCCGTGAAAAGGAACCAGAAAGccagagagagccagagagaaaatatgaaagacagaACAGCACCCCAGATTATAAATCTGAAAGGCGCCGTGGATCAAAG GTGAAGCGCTCTGCTCGTATGTGTGGGGAGTGCGAGCCCTGCTTGAGGACTGAGGACTGCGCCACTTGCGACTTCTGCAAGGACATGAAGAAATTCGGGGGCCCCAACAAAATAAGACAGAAATGTCGATTTAGGCAGTGTGATGTCCGAGCCAGG AAAATGCTGCGAGTGAAGGATGAAGAGTTTAATTTCCGTGAAAGGCGGGGCAATTCTTACCACCGGCGAAGACGATATTCAGATGACTATGATAGTGAAGCAGAACTCTACGAAAAGTACAAAGCAGCGGGATACGACGACAACATG CCGTGGTTGAGTGATGAGGATGATGGGCCTCCTTTCAGTCCTGTCCTGCGAAAAAAGGCTGTGAAGGTCAAGCATGTGAAGAGACGGGAAAAGAAGTTTGACAAGAAA aaaGAGTCCCGGCGCCACAAACAGAAgcagaaacacaaagacaaagtCCGGCACAGCGATTGGGGTGATGGCAGGGATGCGGGAGGGCAGCGACAGTGCCTGGGCCCCAGCTGTGTGGAGGCAGCACGAGCCAACTCAAAATACTGCTCAGTAGAATGTGGCATGAAGCTGGCTGCTGG CCGGATCTATGAGATTCTCCCTCAGCGTATCCAGCAGTGGCAGCAGAGCCCCTGCATTGCTGAGGAGCAGGGCAAGAAGCAACTGGAGCGGATCCGGAGAGATCAGCAGAACGCTCGCATGCGGCTCACGGAGATGGAGAAACGCTTCCATGAGCTGGAGGGCGTCATTGCCAAAGCCAAGCAGCAAGTGGTCCAGCAAGATGAAGAG TCAAATGAAGGAGAAAACGAAGAGACAGATCTGCtgattttctgtgtgtcctgCAGTCACCCCATCAACCCAAAGGTGGCACTACGGCATATGGAGAGGTGTTACGCTAAG TATGAAAGCCAGACATCTTTTGGTTCCATGTACCCAACAAGAATTGAAGG AGCAACAAGACTCTTCTGCGATGTGTATAACCCCCAGAGCAAGACCTACTGCAAGAGGCTTCAAGTCCTGTGCCCAGAGCATTCCAGAGACCCAAAG GTGCCAGCAGATGAGGTGTGCGGCTGTCCTCTGGTCCGTAATGTATTTGAGGCGACAGGAGAATACTGTCGGGTTTCCAAACGCAAATGTAATAAGCACTACAACTGGGAGAAGCTCAGAAGAGCCGAGGTGGACCTGGAACGTGTCCGTGTG TGGTACAAGCTGGATGAGCTCTTTGAACAGGAGCGCAACGTCCGGACTGCTATGACAAACAGGGCTGGTCTACTTGCTCTCATGCTTCACCAAACCATTCAACATGACCCCTCGACAACAGATCTCCGCTGCAACAAGGACAGATAA